In Deinococcus proteolyticus MRP, a single genomic region encodes these proteins:
- a CDS encoding biotin transporter BioY, with amino-acid sequence MTQVTHPTLAGTLAPAPSALRDLFLIAGGALLMGLIAQAEIPLQPVPVTLQTLGVLLIGAALGWKRGFAALALYLAMGAAGLPVFAGGSAGIAKFAGPTAGYLLSYPFAAAAVGYLVERFALDRRPLGAAAAMLVASVIIYALGLTWLGAVSGMQGQTLLNAGLTPFLLGDALKIGLAAVLLPAAWAFVRK; translated from the coding sequence ATGACCCAAGTGACCCACCCTACCCTGGCCGGAACCCTGGCCCCTGCTCCCTCTGCCCTGCGCGACCTGTTCCTGATTGCTGGCGGCGCCCTGCTGATGGGCCTGATTGCCCAGGCTGAGATTCCGCTGCAGCCCGTTCCCGTGACCCTGCAGACCCTGGGCGTGCTCCTGATCGGCGCGGCGCTGGGCTGGAAGCGCGGGTTTGCGGCGCTGGCGCTGTACCTGGCCATGGGCGCCGCTGGCCTGCCCGTGTTCGCGGGTGGCTCGGCGGGCATCGCCAAGTTCGCTGGTCCTACGGCCGGCTACCTGCTGAGCTACCCCTTCGCTGCTGCGGCCGTGGGCTACCTGGTCGAGCGTTTCGCTCTGGACCGCAGGCCCCTGGGCGCGGCGGCCGCCATGCTGGTCGCCAGCGTCATCATCTACGCGCTGGGCCTGACCTGGCTGGGCGCTGTGAGCGGCATGCAGGGCCAGACCCTGCTGAATGCTGGCCTGACCCCCTTCCTGCTGGGCGACGCCCTCAAGATTGGCTTGGCCGCCGTCCTGTTGCCCGCTGCCTGGGCCTTTGTCCGCAAGTAA